GAATCGGTGCGCGCCGGCCGCCGGCGACCATGCGAATGGTGTCGACCAGCTCGTGGCGCAGCATGTCCTTAAGCAGGTAGGCGCTGGCGCCGGCCTGCAGCGCCCGCACCGCGCGCACATCGCCGCGGTAGGTGGTCAGCACGATGATGCGCGCACGCGGGTCCATCGCGCGGATCCGCACGATTGCTTCGACGCCATCCAGGCGTGGCATCTGCAGGTCCATCAGCACCACGTCCGGCTGCAGCTGCTGGTAGCGTGCGATGGCTTCCTCGCCATCGGCGGCCTCGCCGAGCAGGCGCAGGTCGGAATGGGCGCCCAGCAGCGCCGCCAGGCCGTCACGCAGCAACGGGTGGTCGTCGACCACCAGCACGCCGATCGGGGCAGGGTTCTCAGTCATGGTTTGCTTTACTCCAGGGCCAGCGCCAACGTGAGGGGCGGCGGTGATACAGGCGCCGCGCGGGAACCGCCAGCGCTACTTCCGTACCCAGTCCGGGGCGGGTCCACAGCTGCAGCTCGGCACCGAGCCGCTGTGCACGCTCGCGCATCCCCTGCAGTCCCCAATGGCCGTGCCCAGCGTCTTCATCGGTGATGCCGACACCGTCATCCCGCACGTGCAGCAGGAAGCAGCGCGTGCCGTAGGACAGCTCCACTTCGATCGCGCTGGCATTGGCATGGCGCAGCGCATTGCGGATCGCCTCGCGTCCGATCAGGAACACTTCCTCGGCGGCATCGCTCTGCAGCGGCGGCAGCGCACCTTCCACGGTCAGGCGCAACGGATTGGTACCGTGCCCGGCGTACTCGGCATGCACATCGGCCAGTGCCGAAGCGAGGTCGCGACCCGCGAACGGCCCCTCGCGCAGCGCATTGACCCGCTCGCGACCCTCGGCCAGATTGCGTTCGGCCAGTTGCATCGCTGACTCCAGCTGGCCGCGTACCGGCTCCGGGGTCTGGGGTGACTGGCTGATCGCGTGCAGGCGCAGGATCAGGCCCTGGCTTCCCTGCAGCAGGGTGTCGTGCAGGTCGCGCGCGATGCGTTCGCGCTCGCCGTTGCGTTCCTGCAGGCGCGCGCGGAACAGCGCGGCCAGCTGCCCGCTGCGGATGCGTACCGCCATCACCAGCAGCGCGAGTATCGCGGCTGCGCACAGCAGCTTGAACCACACGGTCTGCATGAAGGTGGGCGCGATACGGAAGCTGCGGCTGGCCGGCGCCGTACTCCAGATGCCGTCTTCATTTGCCGCTTCCACTTCGAAGCGGTAACTGCCCGGCGCCAGGTTGGTGTAGTACGCGCGCGTGCTGCTGCCGGCGTCCTGCCAGCCATCATCGACGCCGGACAGGCGGTAGCGGTAGCGGTTGCGCTCCGGGCGGGCCAGGGACAGGGCCACATAATCAATCTGCAGCTGGCTGGTGCCGGCCGGCAGGCGCAGACCGTCCCGCAGGGGCTGCTGCTCGCTGCCGTACAGCACGTCACCGATGCGCACGCTGGGGGCCATCGCATTGATGTGCGAACGGTGGGTGTCCAGCCAGGCCAGGCCCTGGTTGGTGGCCAGCCACAACAGGCCATCGTCGGCCAGGACAGCCGTGGAGATCGGCCCGCTCTGCAGGGCGATACCCGGCATGCCGTCCACGGCATCGAACAGGCGCGGCGCAACCTGCGATCCCGAGCGCAGTGCGCGGCGCAGCAGGTTGCTTTCCAGCCTTACCAGGCCACGGCTTCCATTCAGCCACAGGTGCCCGTGCGCATCGGCGACCATGCCGGTGATGCCTTCGAGCACCCCAGCCATATCGGTGCGTACCGCGGTGAAACGTCCCTCGCCGATGCGAGCGGCCAGCCCGGCTTCGCCGGCGACCAGCAGCAGGTCCTGGTGATGCAGCATCGCCGTGATCGGCCCCACCGACAGGCCCTGGCTGGCATCGAAGTTCTCGATGCGGTTCGCACTCATCCGGCGCAGGCGGCCGTCGGCATAGCCAAGCAGCAGCTGGCCTTGGGCATCCAGCGCCAGCGACGAGCAGGCCTGCTCGGGCAGGCGGATCTCGCGCTGCCACTGGCCGAGCTGGTAGTGCAGCACCCCGCGTTCGCCGGTGCACACCCAGGCCTGCGCGTCGTCGGGGAACAGCAGCGCATGCAGCGGTTGCCCGGTGAACGGCGCCGGCAGCGGGATCAACGAGGTACGGCCGGCGACCGTGCGCGCAAGATTGACCCAGTCGAACTGCCAGATTGGCGTGGCTGCCTGGCGTGCGGCGGACTGCAGTTGCATGGCGCTGCCATCCAGCAGGGTACGTCCCAGGTCGTACGGCTTGAGGTCTTCGCCGTAGCCATACACGCGGCCATCGCTGGCCCGCACCAGCGAGCGGTAGGGATCACTCGGGCCAACCGCCAGGGTGTGCACGCTGCGTGCGCGGAAGCGGTTGAGGCCGAGATTGGTGCCAACCCAGAGATTGCCTTCGCGATCGACGATGATCGGCACCGCCGAGGTGGCGGTCAGTCCGTGCGGTGAATCGAAGCGCTCCATGCGCACGGCCCGGGTGCCGTCGAAGGTGATGCGGGCGACGCCGCCGTGCGGGCTCATCGTGGCCCACAGCGCGCCATCGGCAGTGAACTGCAGGCGCGCAGCAACCAGTTCCGGAAGACGCCGCGCTTCACGTTCGCCAGCCGCCAACAGGCCCTGCGCGTTGGCCAGGGGGGAGGTGCCGCGCACCCGGTCGGCCAGCCACACTTCACCCTGCGGGCTTTCAGCAAGCGTTGCCATCTGCGAGACGGCGATGCCGGTGTCTTCGAACGCGGGCTGACCGGGCGCACGCATCCAGATCTTCAGGTCGGCCAGTACCCAGAACCTGCCCCGGCTGTCGTGCAGCACCCACTGCACTCGGCGCTCGGGCAGGCCGGCAGCGGCCGGCAGTGGCTGCCAGCGTTGTCCGTCAAAGCGGCGCAGTCCGCCATTGATCGCCGCCCACAGCTGGCCCTCGCGATCCTGGCTGAAGTGCGGGACCACGCCGACCGGCACCCCTTGCTCGTGGCCGTAGCTGTGCAGCCGCCCCTGCGCGAACCGGCTGATGCCGGCCTGGAAGTAGCCGATCCACAGGGCGCC
This genomic window from Stenotrophomonas maltophilia contains:
- a CDS encoding response regulator encodes the protein MTENPAPIGVLVVDDHPLLRDGLAALLGAHSDLRLLGEAADGEEAIARYQQLQPDVVLMDLQMPRLDGVEAIVRIRAMDPRARIIVLTTYRGDVRAVRALQAGASAYLLKDMLRHELVDTIRMVAGGRRAPIPPAVAASIAAHVVEDRLSPRETEVLRHVAGGLSNKRIGERMQISEQTVKAHMKSLMDKLGVGDRTHAVTQALRRGIISLDDSGHD
- a CDS encoding sensor histidine kinase; the protein is MRAMRGCPFPFLRRLPTLLTCLLLLTALPALAVQRPPVSGGLPDYEHTAWRVGQGAPGDIWDISQDRDGLLWLATGSGLYRFDGRRFERQAAPVDNQFPSTNMVTLAQGRDGALWIGYFQAGISRFAQGRLHSYGHEQGVPVGVVPHFSQDREGQLWAAINGGLRRFDGQRWQPLPAAAGLPERRVQWVLHDSRGRFWVLADLKIWMRAPGQPAFEDTGIAVSQMATLAESPQGEVWLADRVRGTSPLANAQGLLAAGEREARRLPELVAARLQFTADGALWATMSPHGGVARITFDGTRAVRMERFDSPHGLTATSAVPIIVDREGNLWVGTNLGLNRFRARSVHTLAVGPSDPYRSLVRASDGRVYGYGEDLKPYDLGRTLLDGSAMQLQSAARQAATPIWQFDWVNLARTVAGRTSLIPLPAPFTGQPLHALLFPDDAQAWVCTGERGVLHYQLGQWQREIRLPEQACSSLALDAQGQLLLGYADGRLRRMSANRIENFDASQGLSVGPITAMLHHQDLLLVAGEAGLAARIGEGRFTAVRTDMAGVLEGITGMVADAHGHLWLNGSRGLVRLESNLLRRALRSGSQVAPRLFDAVDGMPGIALQSGPISTAVLADDGLLWLATNQGLAWLDTHRSHINAMAPSVRIGDVLYGSEQQPLRDGLRLPAGTSQLQIDYVALSLARPERNRYRYRLSGVDDGWQDAGSSTRAYYTNLAPGSYRFEVEAANEDGIWSTAPASRSFRIAPTFMQTVWFKLLCAAAILALLVMAVRIRSGQLAALFRARLQERNGERERIARDLHDTLLQGSQGLILRLHAISQSPQTPEPVRGQLESAMQLAERNLAEGRERVNALREGPFAGRDLASALADVHAEYAGHGTNPLRLTVEGALPPLQSDAAEEVFLIGREAIRNALRHANASAIEVELSYGTRCFLLHVRDDGVGITDEDAGHGHWGLQGMRERAQRLGAELQLWTRPGLGTEVALAVPARRLYHRRPSRWRWPWSKANHD